AGGACCGACGCCGCATGCCGGCCCCGGGTACGTAGGAATGATGTGGCGGACTCGGTCGACGGGAatggcgacgatgaggagaGATTGTGTGAACAAGACTGGCTCTATTTCAATCAGCAACAAAAGACAAGGGTGGGCGAGCGTCGGCTGAGGAAGAGGGAAGCAGCAGAGGTTGTGTGTGCCAAAGACAAGTTGTCAGTGGAAATGGAAAAGATGAGGAATTTCAAGTTTCGGCACGCCACGGGACCCCGGCTATGGCTGCCCACGAGACTTGGGGGACATCTGGGGGCTCGCGGCTTGGGGACAGCGAACCGGCAGCCTGTAATCGGGCTCTGCACTCCGTGTTTGGACATTGATGGCACTGGGGGTTTAGCGGACGTCATAGTATTGAACGCCTGGCCTGCAGGGCATTtgggcctggcctggcccgTTGGCCAATGACGTGCCTGGGCCCTGGAGCAGTCTGGGGGCATCCGGAGGCAGTTGGATTCTTCAACCGTCGTCCCCAGCGTCCGAGAGCCACAGAAGCGTTTCCAGCCGAGGATTACCGAAGCCCCTCGTTGAGCCGAAAGCCAATCCCAACAGCTCGAGTTCCCGTTACCAAAGGGTATCTGGACCACTTTTTGCTACCCTCACCCATTTCTCACATAACTGTGGACTGCACGTTCGCCCACACGGACTGCACACCTCTTGCATGTCAGATAACGGCCTCATTGGCACCATCGCCCCGGGAACCCGTCTTATGTCTGGACCGCCACAAGATGATGCTGCCACCGCGTCGAGCGTCCTCTTTCAAAGCAGCGACAAGACTGTCGTCTTGCTAGATGTCCCACGCTCCCTGGAAGAAGCGCAAGTCCTGCCTGGCTGCCGATTGCTGCGCCGGGTCTACTCGGATCCGCCGCCGACCAAACCCTTTCCGACGCCGGATCCGAAGAGGAGTCGACGTCGGGCTGGTCATCGCGGTCGCTGCGACCACGCGTctggacatgatggcggtgcgGCACACGACTGGCCGGCCCAGCCCCCTGCTGCCCAAATAGCCGATTTGATGACCGCCGCAGCTGTTCAAAGTGCTCTGCAAGTCATGTGCGACGGCTACAACGGCCCGTTCCATCTTCCTCGCAAACCATTACCTGCCGACATCGAGGATGTGAATGCACCGTCTCCGCTACATGTCCAGGACGCCAGACCGCTGTATGGATCCATCCAGGACCTAAGACAAGTCTTTGCTGACACCGCACCCGTGTTCAAGCTGGTCGTTCTTGACCCTCCCTGGCCAAATCGTTCTGCCAGAAGACGCAGCAATAAATATGCCACTGCTACTAACCTAGATGACATCCGAGCTCTGCTGACGAGCATACCCATCTCGGCGCATTTAGCAAGCGATGGCCTGGTGGCCGTCTGGATCACCAACAAGGCTAGTATCCCTGAGCTTCTCACATCCCCCGCGGGGGTATTCGCTTCTTGGGGCGTAGAATTGGTCGCTGAATGGACGTGGCTCAAAATTACAGCTGCCGGCGAGCCCCTCTACGACGTTGAGTCGGTCTGGAGGAAGCCATGGGAGAAGATTCTCATAGCCAAGCCCATCGGTGCGCCCGCACCGCCTGGTCTCAAAGCCAaggtcatcgtcgccgcGCCAGATGTTCACTCCCGAAAGCCAAATCTGCGGCTGCTGTTCCAAGATGTCCTGGGGCAACAGGACTATGCTGGCCTAGAGATATTCGCCCGCAACCTCACGGCCGGCTGGTGGAGTTGGGGAGACCAGGTCCTCCATTTTCAAGGCCAACAGTACTGGGAGCAATCATGTTGAATCTGCCCATGCTGTACCTTTGAATCATTGTTCCCACATCAAGAACAAAAACCACTTGTTCGTTTCATAGTGCCGGCGCCACCCGGTTTTGCCTTCTATTGGCTACAGTAATATACAGATATGCCTGCGTATCGTACATGGCTCACGCAGTCGACGTTGACGCGTTACTCTCCACGTCCAGTCCCATACGACTGAAACCTATTTTTTCCACTGCCCAGCTTTGTGTTGCTCCCCTCCGCCGCCTATCCTCTCAAGCGGCAGCATCCTTCCTCTGCGCTTCCTTCAGCACAGAATCCCACTTGGGATCCAGGGCCACTCCGTTATCCCACTTGACCTCTCCCCTGAGCATCCTCTCCGCTAGCCCTTTCAACTCTTTCCTCTCCTTGCTCATCTCCTCCTTGCTTCTCATTGCAATCTCAAACTTGTGCTGGTTGATCTGGTCCTCGtttctcttctccatcaGGTCCTCCCTCATCTTCCAGAGCTCATGGTTCCACGGCTCCAGGTCGGTCGGCGCCTCGGGCCACTGGAAGggcttggccagctcgaccgtcatcatcttcagcgGCTGCGGGCGATACCACGACCGCGAGTGCGAGTTTCGCTGCGTGAGGGGCTGCTGCTTCACGTACGACCGCACCTTGGTCACCTCCACGTTGTATAGGTTCCATAGGTAGTCTCGGAGGTCGAACTTGGTGAAGCGCAGCGGTACCTGGAAGCAGGCTTCGTTGGGCGGGAGGTGTTCTTTCCGGAGAAACGTAATTACATGGTTGGGACTGTGCGCGAACGGGAAAAGGTTCTTGATTAGCTTTAGGAGGCAAGGGCGGGTGTGGCGAGTTTTGGGGATAGGAGAGGGGGGGTTTGTATCGTACAGGAAGACTTGTTTTTGGCCCAGTCTGAAGCCTGGTAATTGTCGGGCTACTGCTTTTGCGGCTTCGGCCATTGTGCGTTGGCGTGGTGAGGTTCGTCGCGATACGCTCTCCGGATGGCGTCCCAAAATATTTCTTGGAGAGAGTGGTGATTGGCTTGGCGGCGGAAGGTTCGATTACGTAAGCAGGTCTCCTGGATCAACCTGCTTCTGTTTGCTTGTCATGACATCTAAGGGTAGTGTTGCATGAATCAATAATTGTAAAGgaattatatttttttatactacTCATATCTTTGTTAGGTATCTAGGTGCCGCCAATGATGCACTTGTATGCTCAACTGATATCAGGTGCGGCCAAACAGGGTGAAGCGACCAGGCCAAAACGGGTGGGCGTGGAAAAGCGAGAGATGTATGGAGTGACGCCCAGCATAAATGGCTGCACGCGCGGTGTCCATTTTCGCTTGATGACATTATTATGCACTGGCGTCAACTGCCCACATGCAGGTGTTGTACATTCTTTCCATCACAACGCAAGCGCCTGGCTTCTCGTGCTCTGGACGGAGCAGCAAGTAGTCTTGGCCCCACTCATGTGCGCTGTGCTTGTCAAGCATTCAGACGCAAGCCAAATAGTTTCAATGTCACTTCGCTGTCACAAGGCATAGAAATCCTATTTCGCAGACCACTTTGTGAACATCTTCTACTCGTCGCCAAATGGGATGGAAGTATTAAAAACGTCATTTCCTTTGAAAAACATACAGTTGGCTCCTTTGTCGCGACGCCATCCTCGAGTAACCATCATGAATGAGAGGACAAGCACGTTCCCCAAACAACACGTTTCTTTGTCACACCACGGCAGCATCTTCCATGCCCGGTGCCCCTTACTTGGATGAGTTTTCGCTCGTCAACATTGTACCCTTCTAAAAGCCATCAAATTATTACTTTGATTAGCCGGCATGGAAACTCCGCCCTCACCCTCGCTCTCCAACACACCCCGACCACGCCTCGCCAGAACCTCATCGGTATCCCCGCAAAATACTACCACTGAACCGCAGATGCCTGTCAGTATCAAgcgggaggaggaagaggatagACACCCTGTTATAGAAACAATAGACCTATTCGATCAAGGGTATGAAAGTTCGGTCGATGCTCCTGTTACTGCAGCCGCCGATTTACgactggagctggagcaagaaaagagaagTTATCCCGGAGCAAGCACATgggccgacgaggaagagaaacTGTTCGAGATTTTGTTTCAGAGGGCAGACATACCATTACTTCCGGCGCATTGGCATGTGGATTTTAGGGGTATACCCGTCGTGGATAGCATCTTTTCCGCGGGTGATGGGGTGCCTTCCATCATATACAGCCGGTCAATGGAGAAAGAGTTTCAAGGTAAATTGAAGTGACTCATGAAAAAACAATCAAAAGACAATTGCCATCGCCGTAATTCAGGCTAATATGACGTGCAGCAACCATGGCCCTCATTCGTCTCATAGACCTGACATCTTCCGTCCGAACCACCGTTCAATCGGGTCTGCGGAAGAAAGCTACACAACTTATTAAAAGGTGTCTTGACAAATATATCGCATGGGCTGCCGAGGACGGAGGCTACTCTCATCTTAAAATCGTACCAAACATCACTACTGCAGTCATGGATGCCGAGTTGGGAGAGAAAGACATCACGAGTACCATGAAGAATCGCATGCGTGCGCTAGCCATGGCCCAGAGAGAATTCCTGAGAGTCGATCGAGATGATTCATTTTGGGATGTATCCGAGGTTAGGGGGGGAGAAAAAGGCGCCGACCTTTCCACCTTGATAGTGGAAAAGTACTTGAAGAGAGTTGAGGAGCTCAGCGAATCGGCCAAGGCACCGTCAAGAAACGGCTCTCGTCAGGGCACACCAAGACCGGGGAGCGCATCACGCGACGAtacaacaccaacaagaaGGCGGTCCCCTCCATCACCAATATCTAACGGGTTGACCCCTGATGAACAACAGAGTACTCGCGGCCAAATCAAATACAGATACAGACCCCCCGTTGTATACGGACTCTTCATCCTCCGCACATCCGTCTTCCTTCTCACCGTCGACAGCGCAAAGGGTGATTCTGCGTACGTCAGTTTCCATGTAGACATGCATTTCATGGACCGCCACCAGAGCGTGTGGAATGCGCTTACGGCAGCAATAGCGGTATGCCTGGCAAGAGATCAGCTTTCTGAGCGGACAGACGAATTCGAAGAGTTGTCTGCTTCTGCGGAAGAGAGTGAAAGCGAGGCGTGAGTTTTGCATGGAAAGATGTACACTCAGACGTAATTTACTTTGCGGGCATTGGGCTAGTTACTTCATAGATACCCGTAAAGTCGGCATCGAGTGCCTTCGCATAGAGCGTTGCATCAATACCAGTCATGAACATTTTGCAGCCAAAACCACCACTTCAGAGGCAAAACAAGTACAGTAGTAATGTTCATTTGGAGAGTCGGCATCCATGGATACCTCTATGTACCGTAAAATGCCCTGCCCAGGTCCATCTATCAGCCTCCAACGCCAAACAATGATGTGGCATCTATATTTCTTTGCTCCTCCCCAACACGCTCTTATGCCTCCCTTATTTCCGTCTCATACAAGTAGCAACCCGCTCGTTTTTATATACATGGCTCCTTTAGCTTCAATAAAAAAATGTTCAAAATGCCGTTGGGCTCTTTTGCCCCTTTACCATGCGGTGTCTATATTACAAAAAGaacacacaaaaaaaacGCCCCCCAGTTTACAAGTCGTCCTTCTCAGCAGGCATCATCACCTCTAGCTGGTGCAGCAACCGCTGGTACAGGAAGAGCATACACCCGCTCTGGATAAAGGTCCATACGCCACGAGGGCCGACGCCACGGAACCACCCGGCCAGACCTTCAGTGCGGTAAATAACCTTCAGACCGGTGATGACGGAGGATGTTTCCAGGGCGATGGCACCAGGTTGCGGGCGGTGCGTGCTGGGTG
The DNA window shown above is from Metarhizium brunneum chromosome 1, complete sequence and carries:
- the mrp20 gene encoding mitochondrial 54S ribosomal protein uL23m produces the protein MAEAAKAVARQLPGFRLGQKQVFLYDTNPPSPIPKTRHTRPCLLKLIKNLFPFAHSPNHVITFLRKEHLPPNEACFQVPLRFTKFDLRDYLWNLYNVEVTKVRSYVKQQPLTQRNSHSRSWYRPQPLKMMTVELAKPFQWPEAPTDLEPWNHELWKMREDLMEKRNEDQINQHKFEIAMRSKEEMSKERKELKGLAERMLRGEVKWDNGVALDPKWDSVLKEAQRKDAAA